A part of Aquibium oceanicum genomic DNA contains:
- a CDS encoding CaiB/BaiF CoA transferase family protein — MSAPPLSGIRVIELARILAGPWAGQLLADLGADVIKVENPDGGDDTRRWGPPFVTGHDGENLSAAYYHSTNRGKRSIGLDFSKPEGAETLKKLIATADVLIENFKLGGLRKYGLDYDSLKAINPRLVYCSITGFGQTGPYAPRAGYDFIIQGMSGMMSITGAAGGEPQKAGVAISDIFTGLYSVIAIQAALRHAERTGEGQFIDMALFDTQISVLGNQNLNYLVSGVAPVQMGNAHMNIAPYEVLPVKDGHIILAAGNDGQFQRFCKVVGREDLSADPDFATNPARVANRARLRQHLEAILAEWEREPLLARLEAASVPASPINTIAQMFSDPQTIARGMRMDLDDDHGNSLPSVRAPMLMSATPLAYDRPSPRLGEHTSEILAELEKKNP; from the coding sequence TGCTGGCCGATCTCGGCGCCGACGTGATCAAGGTGGAAAACCCCGACGGCGGGGACGACACGCGCAGATGGGGCCCGCCCTTCGTCACGGGCCATGACGGTGAGAACCTTTCCGCCGCCTACTACCACTCGACGAACCGCGGCAAGCGCTCGATCGGGCTCGATTTTTCCAAGCCGGAAGGCGCCGAGACGCTGAAGAAGCTGATCGCGACGGCCGACGTGCTGATCGAGAATTTCAAGCTGGGCGGCCTCAGGAAATACGGCCTCGACTACGACAGCCTGAAGGCGATCAACCCGCGGCTGGTCTACTGCTCCATTACCGGCTTCGGCCAGACGGGCCCCTACGCGCCGCGCGCCGGATACGATTTCATCATCCAGGGCATGTCCGGCATGATGTCGATCACCGGCGCGGCGGGCGGCGAGCCGCAGAAGGCGGGGGTTGCCATCTCCGACATCTTCACCGGCCTCTATTCGGTGATCGCCATCCAGGCGGCGTTGCGCCATGCGGAGAGGACCGGAGAGGGCCAGTTCATCGACATGGCGCTGTTCGACACGCAGATTTCGGTGCTCGGCAACCAGAACCTCAACTATCTCGTCTCGGGCGTCGCGCCGGTTCAGATGGGCAACGCCCACATGAACATCGCGCCCTACGAGGTGCTGCCGGTGAAGGACGGGCACATCATCCTGGCCGCTGGAAACGACGGGCAGTTCCAGCGATTCTGCAAGGTGGTCGGCCGCGAGGACCTCTCCGCTGATCCCGACTTCGCGACGAACCCGGCGAGGGTCGCCAACCGCGCGCGCCTGCGACAGCACTTGGAGGCGATCCTTGCAGAGTGGGAACGGGAGCCGCTGCTAGCGAGGCTCGAGGCGGCGAGCGTGCCGGCGAGCCCGATCAACACCATCGCGCAGATGTTTTCCGATCCGCAGACCATCGCGCGCGGCATGCGCATGGACCTCGACGACGACCACGGCAACAGTCTGCCCTCGGTGCGCGCGCCCATGTTGATGTCGGCCACCCCGCTCGCCTACGACCGCCCCTCGCCCCGCCTCGGCGAGCACACGAGCGAGATACTCGCCGAACTGGAGAAGAAGAACCCATGA
- a CDS encoding thiamine pyrophosphate-binding protein, giving the protein MKTGGQLIVEALEANGVERIYSVPGESYLAVLDALHDSKIRNIVCRQEGGAAMMADCEGRLTGRPGICFVTRGPGATNASAGVHIARQDSNPMILFVGQVARGNQEREAFQEVDYRAFYGSTAKWVVEIDDAARIPELVTRAFATATSGRPGPVVVALPEDMLRDTVEAPAALPFTPVETWPGPAEMAEVERLLGEAKRPFVILGGTRWTESAVKAMCGALERWALPVGCSFRRQALCDQLHSSYAGDVGIGVNPKLGRYIKEADLVLLVGCRFGEMPSSDYTLLKSPYPDQKLVHVFPDPEELGRVYRPTVAVNATPAAFAHAFAETAPSTTPVWANRTEELHQSYLEWSAPPEKGVGDVHMGKVMAWLETELPEDVIICNGAGNFATWVHRFHRFRRFNTQAAPTSGSMGYGLPAGVAAKTMFPDREVVVWAGDGDFLMHGQEFATAVQHGAPIVVVILDNGIYGTIRMHQEREYPGRVSGTSLQNPDFAAYARAFGGHGETVATTDEFAPAFERARASGMPTIVHVKLDPEAITPTKSLSEIRSGR; this is encoded by the coding sequence ATGAAGACCGGCGGACAGTTGATCGTCGAGGCGCTCGAGGCGAACGGCGTCGAGCGCATCTACTCGGTGCCGGGCGAAAGTTACCTCGCCGTTCTCGACGCGCTGCACGATTCGAAGATCCGCAACATCGTCTGCCGGCAGGAAGGCGGCGCGGCCATGATGGCCGACTGCGAGGGCCGGCTGACCGGCCGCCCCGGCATCTGCTTCGTCACGCGCGGGCCCGGCGCCACCAACGCTTCTGCCGGGGTGCACATCGCGCGGCAGGATTCCAACCCGATGATCCTCTTCGTCGGCCAGGTGGCGCGCGGCAATCAGGAACGCGAGGCGTTCCAGGAAGTCGACTACAGGGCCTTCTACGGCTCGACCGCCAAATGGGTGGTCGAGATCGACGACGCGGCGCGCATTCCCGAACTGGTCACGCGCGCCTTCGCGACCGCGACCTCCGGCCGCCCCGGCCCGGTGGTGGTCGCCCTGCCTGAGGACATGCTGCGAGACACGGTCGAGGCGCCGGCCGCCCTGCCCTTCACGCCGGTGGAAACCTGGCCGGGTCCGGCCGAGATGGCCGAGGTGGAGCGGCTGCTCGGCGAGGCGAAGCGGCCTTTCGTCATCCTCGGCGGCACGCGCTGGACCGAGAGCGCCGTCAAGGCCATGTGCGGCGCACTGGAACGCTGGGCGCTGCCGGTCGGCTGCTCCTTCCGCCGCCAGGCGCTGTGCGACCAGCTTCATTCCTCATACGCGGGAGACGTGGGCATCGGGGTCAATCCGAAGCTCGGCCGCTACATCAAGGAGGCGGACCTGGTGCTGCTCGTCGGCTGCCGCTTCGGCGAGATGCCGTCGTCGGACTACACGCTCCTGAAAAGCCCCTACCCCGACCAGAAGCTGGTGCACGTCTTCCCCGACCCGGAAGAACTCGGCCGCGTCTACAGGCCCACCGTCGCTGTCAACGCCACGCCGGCCGCCTTCGCGCATGCCTTTGCCGAAACCGCGCCTTCGACGACGCCGGTCTGGGCGAACCGGACCGAGGAACTGCACCAGAGCTACCTCGAATGGTCGGCACCGCCGGAGAAGGGCGTGGGCGACGTGCACATGGGCAAGGTCATGGCCTGGCTGGAAACCGAGCTGCCGGAGGATGTGATCATCTGCAACGGCGCCGGCAACTTCGCCACCTGGGTGCACCGCTTCCACCGCTTCCGCCGCTTCAACACCCAGGCCGCGCCGACCTCGGGCTCGATGGGCTACGGCCTGCCGGCCGGCGTCGCGGCCAAGACGATGTTCCCGGACCGCGAGGTGGTCGTGTGGGCCGGCGACGGCGATTTCCTGATGCACGGCCAGGAGTTCGCCACCGCCGTCCAGCATGGCGCGCCGATCGTCGTCGTCATCCTCGACAACGGCATATACGGCACGATCCGCATGCACCAGGAGCGGGAATACCCCGGCCGCGTCTCGGGAACGAGCCTCCAGAATCCCGACTTCGCGGCTTACGCCCGCGCCTTCGGCGGCCATGGCGAGACGGTTGCCACGACCGATGAATTCGCCCCCGCCTTCGAGCGCGCCCGCGCGAGCGGCATGCCGACAATCGTCCACGTGAAGCTCGACCCGGAGGCGATCACGCCGACGAAGTCGCTGAGCGAAATCCGGTCTGGGAGGTAG
- a CDS encoding TetR/AcrR family transcriptional regulator has product MPDQLPARRTQQERREQTERKVIAAATALIAERGSRALTLAQVGAAAGYSRGIVSHHFGSRENLLRAVMRDAQAFDLPDPGESAGVWLSDTVRAYLKNVSNKRPAARAFLQMWGEAIASDPVLMPLYAEQDARFRGLLADTVREGISDGSVRADADPEAMAVYLLGLLRGIALQLISTSPPADVEAIIDEAGRATQRALKP; this is encoded by the coding sequence ATGCCCGATCAGCTTCCCGCTCGCCGCACGCAGCAAGAGCGTCGCGAGCAGACCGAACGCAAGGTGATTGCTGCCGCGACGGCGCTGATCGCCGAGCGCGGGTCGCGCGCGCTGACCCTGGCGCAGGTCGGCGCGGCCGCCGGCTATAGCCGGGGGATCGTTTCCCATCACTTCGGGAGCCGCGAGAATCTGCTCCGCGCGGTGATGCGCGATGCTCAGGCCTTTGATCTCCCGGATCCTGGCGAAAGCGCTGGTGTCTGGCTGTCGGATACGGTTCGCGCCTATCTGAAGAACGTCAGCAACAAACGTCCTGCTGCCCGGGCGTTCCTGCAGATGTGGGGCGAGGCGATTGCCAGCGATCCTGTCTTGATGCCGCTATACGCGGAACAAGACGCCCGCTTCCGGGGACTGCTGGCCGACACGGTCCGCGAAGGGATCAGCGACGGCTCGGTGCGAGCAGACGCCGACCCCGAGGCGATGGCTGTTTACCTCCTTGGCCTCCTGCGCGGGATCGCCCTGCAGCTGATCTCGACTTCACCTCCTGCCGATGTCGAAGCGATCATCGACGAAGCCGGGCGAGCCACCCAGCGCGCGCTGAAACCATGA
- a CDS encoding alpha/beta fold hydrolase, with the protein MSRTPLVLVHGNPESAIIWGPLIGELKRADAIALSPPGFGVPAPSGFDCSTTAYRDWLASQLELFRDPVDLVGHDWGGIHVAALAMSRPELIRSWASDALGVFAPDYVWHARAQKWQQEGEGEASVQEIWGGDLTQRHAVTSALGMTDRMAERVAAGMDPEMGRAVLNLLRSARQPTMAEAGQLLQSASRRPGLALIALDDFGRASGTVEQHEWAAQQSGAEMAHLAGVGHWWPEETPAPVAEALTNFWSALPN; encoded by the coding sequence ATGTCCCGCACCCCACTTGTCCTCGTCCATGGCAATCCGGAGTCGGCCATCATCTGGGGGCCGCTCATCGGAGAGCTCAAACGGGCCGACGCCATCGCCCTGTCCCCGCCCGGATTCGGCGTCCCGGCGCCCTCTGGATTCGATTGTTCGACGACAGCCTATCGAGACTGGTTGGCGTCCCAATTGGAGTTGTTCCGCGATCCGGTCGATCTGGTGGGACACGACTGGGGCGGAATCCACGTCGCGGCGCTGGCCATGAGCCGTCCGGAACTGATCCGCAGCTGGGCCTCCGACGCGCTCGGCGTGTTCGCGCCAGATTACGTCTGGCATGCGCGGGCACAGAAGTGGCAGCAGGAGGGCGAAGGTGAAGCCTCGGTGCAGGAAATATGGGGCGGCGACCTGACGCAGCGACACGCGGTGACGTCGGCCCTCGGCATGACGGACCGGATGGCGGAGCGGGTCGCGGCAGGCATGGATCCTGAAATGGGCCGCGCCGTCCTCAACCTGTTGCGGTCGGCGCGACAGCCGACGATGGCCGAAGCGGGACAGCTCCTGCAAAGCGCTTCGCGACGCCCTGGCCTCGCTCTCATCGCCCTCGATGATTTCGGGCGAGCCAGTGGGACGGTGGAGCAGCATGAGTGGGCAGCGCAGCAATCGGGTGCAGAAATGGCGCATCTGGCGGGTGTGGGACACTGGTGGCCGGAGGAGACGCCCGCTCCGGTTGCTGAGGCGCTAACGAACTTCTGGTCGGCGCTGCCGAATTAG
- a CDS encoding ribbon-helix-helix domain-containing protein: MNKIDRVTIDLPAEQTAFIERLVESGEFDSASEVIKAGIEALQLHDREIEHWLRTEVADTFDRMQADPSRGIPLEDVIARFEKRASKRQG, encoded by the coding sequence ATGAACAAGATCGACCGCGTCACCATCGACCTGCCGGCGGAGCAGACGGCGTTTATCGAACGACTGGTCGAGTCGGGCGAATTTGATTCCGCCAGCGAGGTGATAAAGGCGGGGATCGAGGCGCTGCAGTTGCACGACCGCGAGATCGAGCACTGGCTGCGGACGGAGGTAGCGGACACGTTTGACCGCATGCAGGCCGATCCCTCGCGCGGCATACCTCTCGAGGATGTCATAGCGCGGTTTGAGAAGCGGGCGAGCAAGCGACAGGGTTGA
- a CDS encoding type II toxin-antitoxin system RelE/ParE family toxin produces MRRRRLVIAPEAEADLVEIEEQLLRVASSRTTNAFLGRIFAFLGGLQTASERGHRRDDIRRRLRIIGFERRLTIAFAVHEDRVDILRVFRAGRDWEAEFDEG; encoded by the coding sequence GTGCGACGGCGACGCCTCGTCATCGCCCCAGAGGCGGAAGCCGACCTGGTCGAAATCGAGGAGCAGCTTCTGCGCGTAGCCTCGTCCCGAACCACGAACGCGTTCTTGGGCCGGATATTTGCATTCCTAGGCGGACTTCAGACAGCCTCCGAGCGTGGACATCGCCGGGACGATATCAGGAGGAGACTGCGCATCATCGGCTTCGAACGCCGCCTGACCATCGCCTTTGCCGTTCACGAGGATCGTGTCGACATCCTGCGCGTCTTCCGCGCCGGGCGGGACTGGGAGGCGGAGTTCGACGAGGGTTGA
- the paaE gene encoding 1,2-phenylacetyl-CoA epoxidase subunit PaaE, whose translation MAPRFHDLTVTGIERQTTDAVAIAFAVPDDLRDAFRFRPGQYLTLAAKVDGEDVRRSYSICSAPGDSHLRVGVKKVADGRFSRFVNEVLSVGDTIRVMPPEGRFTSLAGERHDYLLIASGSGITPMLSIARTVLGHEPESTVTLVYGNRSTDTIMFREELQDLKDRHMRRFSLVNMLSREKQDFDLLNGRIDGKKIAHMADLGLIDPLGSDGVFLCGPGEMIDDVSETLKAYGVNPDRIRYERFTPSGEAPRPRAPSDAAQKAVAGGVAIEVVLDGVRREFPMGEGAETVLDAAHNAGLELPYSCAGGMCCTCRCRVVEGQSEMAVNFSLEPWEIEAGFTLACQTRPLSDRLVLDFDAV comes from the coding sequence ATGGCCCCGCGCTTCCACGATCTCACTGTCACCGGCATCGAACGCCAGACCACCGACGCGGTGGCGATCGCCTTCGCCGTCCCCGACGACCTGCGCGACGCCTTCCGCTTCCGGCCGGGCCAGTATCTGACGCTCGCCGCGAAGGTCGACGGCGAAGACGTCCGCCGCTCCTATTCCATCTGCTCCGCACCCGGCGACTCGCATCTGCGGGTGGGGGTCAAGAAGGTGGCCGACGGCCGCTTCTCGCGCTTCGTCAACGAGGTGCTGTCGGTCGGCGACACGATCCGCGTCATGCCGCCGGAAGGCCGCTTCACCTCGCTCGCCGGCGAACGGCACGACTATCTCCTCATCGCCTCGGGCTCCGGCATCACGCCGATGCTGTCGATTGCCCGGACCGTGCTCGGCCACGAGCCGGAAAGCACGGTGACGCTGGTCTACGGCAATCGCTCTACCGATACGATCATGTTCCGCGAGGAGTTGCAGGACCTGAAGGATCGCCACATGCGGCGCTTCTCGCTGGTCAACATGCTGTCGCGCGAGAAGCAGGATTTCGACCTGCTCAACGGCCGCATCGACGGGAAGAAGATCGCGCACATGGCCGATCTCGGCCTGATCGATCCGCTCGGCAGCGACGGTGTGTTCCTGTGCGGACCCGGTGAGATGATCGACGACGTCTCGGAGACGCTGAAGGCCTACGGCGTCAACCCCGACCGCATCCGCTACGAACGTTTCACCCCCTCGGGCGAGGCGCCCCGGCCGCGCGCGCCCTCGGATGCGGCGCAGAAGGCGGTCGCCGGCGGCGTCGCCATCGAGGTCGTACTGGACGGCGTGCGCCGGGAATTTCCGATGGGCGAGGGCGCCGAGACGGTGCTCGACGCCGCCCATAACGCCGGGCTCGAACTGCCCTATTCCTGCGCCGGCGGCATGTGCTGCACCTGCCGCTGCCGCGTCGTGGAAGGCCAGTCGGAAATGGCCGTCAACTTCTCGCTGGAGCCCTGGGAAATCGAAGCCGGCTTCACGCTCGCCTGCCAGACCCGGCCGCTGTCGGACAGGCTGGTGCTGGATTTCGACGCGGTGTGA
- the paaD gene encoding 1,2-phenylacetyl-CoA epoxidase subunit PaaD, whose translation MVKEAAIDPFSPFIPASGENEELQHRAWLAAASVPDPEVPCVTVADLGILRSVEIVDGIAIAKVTPTYSGCPAVLAIELAVEAALRDAGFEARVERVVSPAWTTDWITPEGREKLRDYGIAPPQKTSTSIRSLFGEVEVACPRCGSADTEKLSEFGSTACKAHYRCLACREPFDYFKCI comes from the coding sequence ATGGTGAAGGAAGCCGCGATCGACCCCTTCTCCCCGTTCATCCCCGCGAGCGGGGAGAACGAGGAACTCCAGCACCGCGCCTGGCTCGCCGCCGCTTCCGTGCCGGACCCCGAAGTCCCCTGCGTCACCGTCGCCGACCTCGGCATCCTGCGCTCGGTAGAAATCGTCGACGGCATCGCGATCGCCAAGGTGACGCCCACCTATTCCGGCTGCCCCGCCGTGCTCGCCATCGAACTCGCCGTCGAGGCCGCGCTTCGCGACGCCGGCTTCGAGGCGCGCGTCGAGCGTGTCGTCTCGCCCGCTTGGACAACCGACTGGATCACGCCGGAAGGCCGCGAGAAGCTGCGCGACTACGGTATCGCGCCGCCCCAAAAGACTTCCACCTCCATCCGCTCGCTGTTCGGCGAGGTCGAGGTCGCCTGTCCCCGCTGCGGTTCGGCCGACACCGAAAAGCTTTCCGAATTCGGCTCCACCGCTTGCAAGGCGCACTACCGCTGCCTCGCCTGCCGCGAACCCTTCGACTACTTCAAGTGCATCTGA
- the paaC gene encoding 1,2-phenylacetyl-CoA epoxidase subunit PaaC: MSSTTLDREMLVTFVLRLADDHLVLGHRLSEWCGHAPMLEEDLAMPNMALDLIGQARALYAYAAEIEGRGRTEDDFAYLRREREYLNCLMVERPNGDFAHTMLRQLYFAAFMEPFWKAAATSSDETLAGIAAKAVKEVAYHIRHAGEWVVRLGDGTEESRRRMEAAIESLAPFVDEMFDDDTVTVLAAEAGITPQPSSLRPAFDRIIGPIFAEAGLSFITPPYAQRGGRKGMHGEAMGFLLADLQYMQRTFPGATW; encoded by the coding sequence ATGTCTTCCACCACGCTCGACCGCGAGATGCTGGTCACGTTCGTGCTCAGGCTCGCCGACGACCATCTGGTGCTCGGCCACCGCCTGTCGGAATGGTGCGGCCATGCGCCCATGCTGGAGGAAGACCTCGCCATGCCCAACATGGCACTCGACCTGATCGGCCAGGCGCGGGCGCTCTACGCCTATGCCGCCGAGATCGAGGGCAGGGGCCGCACGGAGGACGATTTCGCCTATCTCAGGCGCGAGCGCGAATACCTGAACTGCCTGATGGTGGAGCGGCCGAATGGCGACTTCGCCCACACCATGCTGCGCCAGCTCTATTTCGCCGCCTTCATGGAGCCCTTCTGGAAGGCCGCCGCGACATCGAGCGACGAAACGCTCGCCGGCATCGCCGCCAAGGCGGTCAAGGAGGTCGCCTATCACATCCGCCACGCAGGCGAATGGGTGGTGCGGCTCGGCGACGGAACAGAAGAGAGCCGGCGGCGCATGGAGGCCGCGATCGAATCCCTCGCGCCCTTCGTGGACGAGATGTTCGACGACGACACCGTCACGGTCTTAGCCGCCGAAGCCGGCATCACCCCGCAGCCATCGTCGCTCCGCCCCGCCTTCGACCGCATTATCGGCCCGATCTTCGCCGAAGCGGGGCTGAGTTTTATCACGCCGCCCTACGCGCAGCGCGGCGGCCGCAAGGGAATGCACGGCGAGGCGATGGGCTTCCTGCTCGCCGACCTGCAATACATGCAGCGCACCTTCCCGGGCGCGACATGGTGA
- the paaB gene encoding 1,2-phenylacetyl-CoA epoxidase subunit PaaB: MAKNEIPLWEVFIRPRNGLSHKHCGSVHAADEVMALQAARDVYTRRGEGVSIWVVPSAAIVASDPAQKDENFEPTASKIYRHPTFYEIPDEVGHM; this comes from the coding sequence ATGGCAAAGAACGAAATTCCCCTCTGGGAAGTCTTCATCCGGCCGCGCAACGGCCTGTCGCACAAGCATTGCGGCTCCGTGCACGCCGCCGACGAGGTGATGGCGCTGCAGGCCGCGCGCGACGTCTATACGCGCCGGGGCGAGGGCGTCTCGATCTGGGTCGTGCCGTCCGCGGCGATCGTGGCCTCCGATCCGGCGCAGAAGGACGAGAACTTCGAGCCGACCGCCTCCAAGATCTATCGCCATCCGACCTTCTACGAGATCCCCGACGAAGTGGGGCACATGTGA
- a CDS encoding DUF3291 domain-containing protein: MHLAQVNVAHPRFPLDDPRMGDFVDNLDRVNAVAERSAGFVWRLVGEGDDATDLRFDDDPDAVINMSVWESAEHLEHFVWNTVHKRIYHRKAEWFRTTGKPYFVMWPVPVGHRPDLAEARGRLDHFEKHGSSDQAFGWEGLPHLKRWMEERCA; encoded by the coding sequence ATGCATCTCGCCCAGGTCAACGTCGCACACCCGCGCTTCCCCCTCGACGATCCGCGCATGGGGGATTTCGTGGACAATCTCGACCGCGTCAACGCGGTCGCCGAGCGTAGCGCCGGCTTCGTCTGGCGGCTGGTCGGCGAGGGCGACGACGCGACCGACCTGCGCTTCGACGACGATCCCGACGCGGTGATCAACATGTCGGTCTGGGAGAGCGCCGAGCATCTGGAGCACTTCGTCTGGAACACGGTCCACAAGCGGATCTACCACCGCAAGGCCGAATGGTTCAGGACCACCGGCAAGCCGTATTTCGTCATGTGGCCGGTTCCTGTCGGCCATCGACCGGATCTCGCGGAGGCGCGGGGCAGGCTGGACCACTTCGAAAAGCACGGCAGCAGCGACCAAGCCTTCGGCTGGGAAGGTCTGCCGCATCTGAAGCGCTGGATGGAAGAGCGCTGCGCGTAA
- a CDS encoding type II toxin-antitoxin system HicA family toxin: MLFRDLERAGFRQVGGKGSHRNFVHPKFAGRLTLSGAPGDDADRYKEKLVRQAIEETKR, encoded by the coding sequence ATGCTGTTTCGCGATCTCGAGCGTGCCGGCTTTCGTCAGGTCGGAGGCAAGGGAAGCCACCGCAACTTCGTCCATCCTAAGTTTGCGGGTAGATTGACCCTTTCCGGGGCCCCGGGTGACGATGCGGATCGTTACAAGGAAAAGCTGGTTCGTCAGGCCATTGAGGAGACGAAGCGATGA
- the paaA gene encoding 1,2-phenylacetyl-CoA epoxidase subunit PaaA, giving the protein MYSQGLIGAKTETTEDEAFLAAFQARIDAEEKIEPNDPMPEGYRRTLVRQIGQHAHSEIVGMLPEGNWITRAPSLRRKAALLAKVQDEGGHGLYLYSAAETLGVSREQMTEELLAGKAKYSSIFNYPTLTWADIGAIGWLVDGAAIMNQIPLCRCSYGPYARAMIRVCKEESFHQRQGYEIMMTLAKGTPEQKEMAQDALNRWWWPSLMMFGPHDTESQHGDQSMKWKIKRFTNDELRQKFVDATVPQGEYLGLTFPDPELKWNEERGSYDFGAIDWDEFWRVVKGGGPMNRERLEARRKAWDDGAWVREAALAHAEKRRARKQATRLAAE; this is encoded by the coding sequence ATGTACAGCCAGGGACTGATCGGCGCCAAGACCGAAACCACCGAGGACGAAGCCTTCCTCGCGGCCTTCCAGGCGCGTATCGACGCCGAGGAGAAGATCGAGCCCAACGATCCGATGCCGGAAGGCTATCGCCGCACGCTGGTGCGCCAGATCGGCCAGCACGCGCATTCCGAGATCGTCGGCATGCTGCCGGAAGGCAACTGGATCACCCGCGCGCCCTCGCTGCGCCGCAAGGCGGCGCTTCTCGCCAAGGTGCAGGACGAGGGCGGCCACGGCCTCTACCTCTATTCCGCCGCCGAGACGCTGGGCGTCTCGCGCGAGCAGATGACCGAGGAGCTTCTGGCCGGCAAGGCCAAGTACTCCTCCATCTTCAACTATCCGACGCTCACCTGGGCCGACATCGGCGCCATAGGCTGGCTGGTCGACGGCGCGGCGATCATGAACCAGATCCCGCTCTGCCGCTGCTCCTACGGCCCTTATGCACGCGCCATGATCCGCGTCTGCAAGGAAGAGAGTTTTCACCAGCGCCAGGGCTACGAGATCATGATGACGTTGGCGAAGGGCACGCCCGAGCAGAAGGAGATGGCGCAGGACGCGCTGAACCGCTGGTGGTGGCCGTCGCTGATGATGTTCGGCCCGCACGACACCGAGAGCCAGCACGGCGACCAGTCGATGAAGTGGAAGATCAAGCGCTTCACCAACGACGAACTGCGCCAGAAATTCGTCGACGCGACTGTGCCGCAGGGCGAATATCTCGGCCTGACCTTCCCCGATCCGGAGCTGAAGTGGAACGAGGAGCGCGGCTCCTACGATTTCGGCGCCATCGACTGGGACGAGTTCTGGCGCGTGGTCAAGGGCGGCGGCCCGATGAACCGCGAACGGCTCGAAGCACGCCGCAAGGCTTGGGACGACGGCGCTTGGGTGCGCGAGGCAGCCCTGGCGCACGCCGAAAAGCGCAGGGCACGCAAGCAGGCGACGCGGCTCGCGGCTGAGTGA
- a CDS encoding PaaI family thioesterase, producing MTAFGVKEAEETLARVFAPWIVEMGLKPVGFDARGGSFVLPENRALVHVGGVICGQATAAAADTCSVVALSALNGRFRICTTVDLTTHFIRPLKPGEVEIRVDVLSNGRRMAYTKVEMRAKGEEKIAVTATSAFAYLED from the coding sequence GTGACGGCATTCGGGGTGAAGGAAGCGGAAGAGACGCTGGCGCGGGTGTTCGCGCCCTGGATCGTCGAGATGGGCCTGAAGCCGGTCGGCTTCGACGCGAGGGGCGGCAGCTTCGTCCTGCCGGAGAACCGTGCGCTGGTCCATGTCGGCGGCGTCATCTGCGGCCAGGCGACCGCGGCGGCGGCCGACACCTGTTCGGTCGTAGCGCTCTCGGCGCTGAACGGGCGCTTCCGCATCTGCACTACGGTCGACCTCACCACCCACTTCATCCGGCCGCTGAAGCCGGGAGAAGTCGAGATCCGGGTCGACGTGCTCTCCAACGGCAGGCGCATGGCCTACACGAAGGTAGAGATGCGGGCGAAGGGCGAGGAGAAGATCGCGGTGACGGCGACGAGCGCGTTCGCGTATCTGGAGGATTGA